The following proteins come from a genomic window of Edaphobacter sp. 4G125:
- the ypfJ gene encoding KPN_02809 family neutral zinc metallopeptidase, with protein sequence MDWTPGGLSRDVEDRRGSSGGGFGGGGLGIVGILFLLIISLITGRNYIGSYLTGGAHVATPNSRPANSSLAEDKSAQLVSFVLDDVQKEWETLLPQQTGQPYRHAKLVLFRDYTRSGCGTAQSQTGPFYCPQDEKVYIDLGFWDDLRRLGGSTADFAQAYVIAHELGHHVQNILGIEQQMRQLQGQNPGARNQLSVRLELQADCLAGVWAHTAAQRKIIDEADVNDGLNAAAAVGDDHIQKMSRGAVSPESFTHGSSAQRQSWFVRGLQSGNVNSCNTFQQGGGSNGSF encoded by the coding sequence ATGGATTGGACTCCTGGTGGGCTCAGCAGAGATGTGGAGGACCGTCGCGGTTCCTCTGGAGGCGGCTTCGGCGGTGGTGGTCTGGGAATTGTGGGCATCCTCTTCCTGCTCATCATCAGCCTGATTACCGGCCGAAACTACATCGGAAGTTATCTGACTGGCGGAGCGCATGTCGCAACGCCGAATAGCCGGCCGGCGAACTCTTCGCTTGCGGAGGATAAATCGGCACAGTTGGTTTCTTTCGTACTCGACGATGTACAGAAAGAGTGGGAGACGTTACTTCCTCAACAGACCGGGCAACCCTATCGCCATGCCAAGCTGGTGTTATTTCGCGATTACACCCGATCAGGTTGCGGAACGGCACAGTCCCAGACGGGGCCTTTTTATTGCCCGCAGGATGAAAAAGTATATATAGACCTGGGATTCTGGGATGATCTTCGCCGTTTAGGTGGAAGTACGGCTGACTTTGCGCAGGCGTATGTGATTGCACACGAACTGGGACATCATGTACAGAACATTCTCGGGATTGAGCAGCAGATGCGACAGCTTCAGGGACAGAACCCTGGTGCGAGGAACCAGCTCTCGGTGAGATTGGAGCTACAGGCCGACTGCCTGGCGGGAGTTTGGGCGCACACGGCAGCTCAGCGCAAGATCATCGATGAAGCCGATGTGAACGATGGCTTGAATGCGGCTGCAGCGGTGGGTGACGACCATATCCAGAAGATGTCGCGAGGCGCGGTCAGCCCGGAGAGCTTTACCCATGGAAGCTCAGCACAGCGGCAGAGCTGGTTTGTGCGAGGACTTCAATCGGGCAATGTGAACTCGTGCAATACCTTCCAGCAGGGTGGGGGATCGAACGGCAGCTTCTGA
- the ruvC gene encoding crossover junction endodeoxyribonuclease RuvC — MRVFGIDCGTEFTGYGVVEVDCEARMPRLFHVAAGTIRLNKKQKTPQRLAQVYAELTAAIALHQPEVVAIEEVFFSANAKSALKLGQVRGVAMLAAASMGLEVVEYAPLKIKSSVVGYGLAAKEQVQYMVTRLLELDQAPESADAADALAIAICHIHTAQTLMAQGTLR; from the coding sequence ATGCGAGTCTTTGGGATCGACTGCGGCACGGAGTTCACCGGATACGGTGTAGTTGAGGTGGACTGCGAGGCGCGGATGCCCCGTTTGTTTCATGTTGCTGCGGGAACGATTCGCCTCAACAAAAAACAGAAGACGCCGCAACGGCTGGCCCAGGTCTATGCCGAATTGACCGCCGCAATTGCATTGCACCAGCCAGAGGTCGTTGCGATAGAAGAGGTTTTCTTTTCTGCAAACGCAAAATCGGCGCTAAAGCTGGGGCAGGTTCGTGGAGTTGCGATGCTGGCCGCAGCTAGCATGGGGTTAGAGGTTGTGGAATACGCTCCGCTCAAGATCAAGAGTTCGGTCGTGGGCTACGGGCTTGCCGCGAAAGAGCAGGTGCAGTACATGGTGACCCGCCTGCTGGAGCTGGATCAGGCTCCCGAATCAGCCGATGCCGCCGATGCTCTGGCGATTGCCATCTGCCATATCCACACAGCGCAAACTTTGATGGCCCAGGGAACTCTGCGATGA
- the rsmA gene encoding 16S rRNA (adenine(1518)-N(6)/adenine(1519)-N(6))-dimethyltransferase RsmA: MKRKPKLGQNFLIDDRARHAIADALGDVSQKTVIEIGPGRGAITEILAPRCGNLIALELDRELAPALAHRFADQPQVKIVEIDVLKADLASLIPSGQTADVIGNLPYYITSDILLKLFAAGSTGLLSHAVVMMQREVADRVAASPGVRDYGLLSATAQMNARVEHLFTLPPSAFSPPPEVYSSVLRLHFAPRFTELGVDPSGFDRFLKQSFAQKRKTLENNLRAAGYSSSELATSWPTDMPRQARAESLSLEVMAELYRSLRGNQQN; encoded by the coding sequence ATGAAACGCAAGCCAAAACTCGGCCAAAACTTCCTTATTGACGACCGTGCACGTCATGCCATCGCCGATGCTCTCGGAGATGTGAGCCAGAAAACCGTTATCGAGATCGGCCCTGGACGCGGAGCCATTACCGAGATCCTCGCCCCACGATGCGGCAACTTAATCGCTCTCGAACTCGACCGCGAGCTGGCTCCCGCGCTCGCCCACCGTTTTGCAGACCAGCCTCAGGTCAAGATCGTCGAGATCGACGTCCTCAAGGCCGACCTCGCCTCTCTGATTCCGAGTGGGCAAACGGCAGACGTTATCGGAAACCTACCCTACTACATCACCTCAGATATTCTGCTGAAGCTCTTCGCCGCAGGTTCGACAGGGCTACTCTCACACGCCGTCGTAATGATGCAACGCGAAGTTGCCGATCGCGTCGCCGCATCGCCGGGCGTCAGGGATTATGGCCTGCTCTCCGCCACCGCGCAGATGAACGCCCGGGTTGAGCACCTCTTTACCCTGCCTCCCTCTGCCTTTTCGCCACCGCCAGAGGTTTACTCCAGCGTTTTACGATTACACTTTGCTCCACGATTCACCGAACTCGGAGTCGATCCATCTGGATTCGACCGTTTTCTCAAGCAGAGCTTCGCTCAGAAACGTAAAACTCTTGAAAATAACCTACGGGCAGCTGGGTATTCCTCGTCCGAATTGGCCACTAGCTGGCCGACGGACATGCCGCGTCAGGCGCGAGCAGAATCCCTCAGCCTGGAGGTAATGGCAGAACTCTACCGTTCTCTTAGAGGTAACCAGCAAAACTAG
- a CDS encoding thiazole synthase has product MTPLVIAGRAFQSRLIVGTGKYKDGPETQAAIEASGAEMVTVAVRRVNLDRSSESLLDYIDPQRYFLLPNTAGCYTAEEAIRAARLAREVGLSDWVKIEVIGDQATLYPDIQATLEATRVLVKEGFTVLPYTSDDIVFAKRLIDVGAAAVMPLGAPIGSGLGLQNTANLRILRELITEVPLIVDAGVGTASDATVAMELGFDGVLMNTAIAQAKDPLLMAEAMQHAVLAGRQAYLAGRMPRKLYATASSPLEGISK; this is encoded by the coding sequence ATGACACCTCTGGTAATTGCAGGAAGAGCCTTTCAGTCGCGACTGATTGTTGGAACGGGAAAATACAAAGATGGGCCGGAGACTCAGGCCGCAATCGAGGCTTCTGGTGCTGAAATGGTGACGGTTGCTGTGCGCCGGGTAAACCTCGATCGTTCGAGCGAGTCTCTGCTGGACTACATCGATCCCCAGCGCTACTTCCTGCTGCCGAATACCGCAGGTTGTTACACGGCTGAAGAGGCGATTCGGGCAGCTCGTCTGGCTCGTGAGGTGGGGCTATCGGACTGGGTAAAGATTGAAGTGATCGGGGATCAGGCGACTCTCTATCCGGACATTCAGGCAACGCTGGAAGCGACTCGTGTTTTAGTAAAGGAAGGGTTTACAGTTCTTCCGTATACATCTGATGATATTGTATTTGCGAAGCGGTTGATTGATGTAGGAGCCGCCGCCGTCATGCCTCTGGGGGCACCCATCGGCAGCGGTCTTGGGTTGCAGAACACAGCGAATCTTCGGATTCTGCGCGAACTGATCACTGAAGTTCCATTGATCGTGGATGCGGGAGTCGGGACTGCCTCGGACGCCACCGTCGCGATGGAGCTGGGTTTTGATGGCGTCTTGATGAACACTGCTATCGCTCAGGCCAAGGATCCTCTACTGATGGCTGAAGCCATGCAGCACGCAGTCCTAGCCGGACGACAGGCCTACCTGGCGGGCCGGATGCCGCGCAAACTTTATGCGACTGCAAGCTCTCCGCTGGAGGGAATCTCAAAGTAA
- a CDS encoding APC family permease: MQTSGQPQTELPRVLNASHATSIVVGIIIGSGIFLVPREMMAAVGSSGMVYLVWIVGGLLSLFGAMTYAEVAALRPKYGGEYAFLRDAYGDLTGFLYMWTWITIAKPASIATIAAGLARVLATFPIFYFFEHRAFGPLLWSQVFAIAMTWLITGLNILGTRKSGNVQLALTWLKILLIVVIACFCFGAAGDRGTWHNFATEFTRARGGFSGFMIALIAALWAYDGWSDVTQMAGEVQQPQRSLPLALIGGVAIVGSLYMLTNAAIQYVMPAAAIAAADRPAADALRLIAGNWGAGLVSIGMAVSICATFVGSSLSGARVPFAAAHDGLFFRQLAHVHPRFQTPSTALILQAVLSTLLLLAIGRFQALFSLAIFAEWFFYALTASTVFVFRRREPNVIRPYSVWGYPVLPLLFIAAAIVLLVFSFADQPRNSIIGTLIILMGIPLHYAFQRRARGQLPRF, from the coding sequence ATGCAAACGAGCGGCCAGCCTCAGACAGAACTTCCGCGCGTCCTGAACGCCTCCCACGCTACTTCCATCGTCGTCGGAATCATTATTGGCAGTGGAATCTTTCTCGTTCCGCGCGAGATGATGGCAGCAGTCGGATCGTCGGGAATGGTCTACCTTGTCTGGATCGTAGGCGGCCTGCTCTCGCTCTTCGGAGCCATGACCTATGCAGAAGTTGCTGCCCTTCGCCCCAAATATGGTGGAGAGTACGCTTTCCTCCGCGATGCCTATGGTGATCTCACCGGCTTCCTCTATATGTGGACTTGGATCACCATCGCCAAACCAGCATCCATCGCGACCATCGCAGCAGGCCTCGCGCGTGTTCTGGCAACCTTCCCTATCTTTTACTTCTTTGAACACCGCGCCTTCGGACCACTGCTCTGGAGCCAGGTCTTTGCTATTGCCATGACCTGGCTCATCACAGGACTCAACATCCTGGGTACTCGCAAGTCTGGCAACGTTCAGCTTGCCCTTACCTGGCTCAAGATCCTTCTCATTGTCGTGATTGCCTGCTTTTGCTTCGGCGCCGCTGGCGACCGCGGAACCTGGCACAACTTCGCCACCGAGTTTACCCGAGCCCGGGGAGGCTTCTCCGGCTTCATGATCGCGCTCATCGCAGCACTCTGGGCGTATGACGGATGGAGCGACGTAACCCAGATGGCAGGCGAGGTTCAGCAGCCACAGCGTAGCCTGCCTTTGGCGCTCATCGGTGGAGTCGCCATCGTCGGCAGCCTTTATATGCTGACCAACGCCGCCATCCAGTATGTAATGCCTGCTGCAGCCATCGCTGCTGCCGATCGTCCTGCCGCAGATGCTCTACGGCTCATCGCAGGGAACTGGGGAGCAGGGCTCGTTTCGATTGGAATGGCGGTCAGTATCTGTGCGACCTTTGTAGGCTCGTCACTCTCAGGGGCGCGAGTTCCCTTTGCCGCAGCCCACGATGGTCTCTTCTTCCGTCAGCTCGCGCATGTGCACCCGCGATTTCAGACGCCTTCCACTGCACTGATCCTTCAGGCTGTCCTTAGTACGCTGCTTTTGCTGGCCATCGGACGCTTCCAGGCACTCTTTTCTCTTGCGATCTTTGCGGAGTGGTTCTTTTACGCCCTGACAGCAAGCACCGTCTTTGTCTTTCGCAGGCGCGAACCGAATGTCATCCGGCCTTACAGTGTTTGGGGATACCCGGTTCTCCCGCTTTTATTTATAGCCGCCGCGATTGTGTTGCTGGTCTTCTCCTTTGCCGACCAGCCACGCAATTCCATCATTGGGACTCTCATCATTCTGATGGGAATTCCTTTGCATTACGCATTCCAAAGAAGGGCTCGCGGTCAGTTGCCGCGATTCTGA
- the glgA gene encoding glycogen synthase GlgA, producing MHIVFAASECAPWAKTGGLADVISALPKTLVKMGHKAQVFIPYYRQVAKAVPSPAVILKSITIPFPSYSRFARLLDGGVVDGVQMYFVDCPELFDRESYYATPSGDYPDNAERFGAFCRAVIESTKVLGVPDVFHVHDWQTAMLAVMLRSIYYFDPVFRKVPTILTIHNGGYQGWFPPRTMETLLLPWDMFTKDKLEHYDKVNFLKGGVVYADAITTVSQTYAQEIQTPEFGNGLEGTFRSRAGDLFGILNGADYTEWDPAIDPHIADHYTASKLEGKRECRRDLLHAFRFEDVHENTTVLGVVSRLATQKGIDFIVDILDRLMQEDVVLVMLGSGEEYYERLLTEAAERYPSKMRVQVKFDNVMAHKIEAGSDIFLMPSRYEPGGLNQIYSLKYGTVPVVRATGGLQDTIEELPDGQGNGFKFEGYDSNAFWDAVQRALETFRQKKTWTAMMKRGMAQDFSWEKPAQEYVRIYERTIQNRGN from the coding sequence ATGCATATTGTGTTCGCGGCATCGGAGTGCGCACCCTGGGCAAAGACGGGAGGGTTGGCGGATGTGATCAGCGCACTGCCGAAGACGCTGGTGAAGATGGGGCATAAAGCACAAGTTTTTATCCCGTACTATCGCCAAGTGGCGAAGGCCGTCCCCAGCCCTGCCGTGATTTTGAAGAGCATTACCATCCCATTTCCTTCGTATAGCCGCTTCGCTCGCCTTCTGGATGGAGGAGTTGTCGACGGAGTTCAGATGTACTTTGTGGATTGCCCGGAGCTGTTCGATCGCGAGAGTTACTATGCGACGCCCTCTGGGGATTATCCCGATAATGCCGAGCGTTTTGGGGCCTTCTGCCGCGCCGTGATCGAGTCCACCAAAGTGCTCGGGGTCCCGGATGTCTTCCATGTCCATGACTGGCAGACGGCGATGCTTGCAGTCATGCTGAGATCGATTTACTACTTCGATCCCGTCTTCCGTAAGGTCCCTACGATTCTGACGATCCACAACGGAGGGTATCAGGGATGGTTTCCTCCGCGCACCATGGAAACATTGCTTCTGCCCTGGGACATGTTCACCAAAGACAAACTGGAGCACTATGACAAGGTGAATTTCCTAAAAGGCGGGGTGGTGTATGCGGATGCGATCACCACGGTAAGCCAGACGTACGCGCAGGAGATTCAGACCCCGGAGTTCGGCAACGGGCTTGAGGGGACGTTTCGAAGCCGCGCGGGGGACTTGTTCGGTATTCTCAATGGCGCAGACTACACGGAGTGGGATCCTGCCATTGATCCGCATATCGCGGATCACTACACGGCGAGCAAACTGGAGGGGAAGCGCGAGTGCAGGCGCGATCTGCTCCATGCGTTTCGCTTTGAAGACGTTCATGAGAATACGACCGTGCTTGGTGTCGTCTCGCGGCTGGCCACTCAAAAGGGGATCGATTTTATTGTCGATATCCTCGACCGTCTGATGCAGGAAGACGTGGTCCTGGTGATGCTGGGTAGTGGGGAGGAGTATTACGAGCGTCTTCTCACAGAGGCGGCGGAACGATATCCGTCGAAGATGAGGGTTCAGGTTAAATTCGACAACGTGATGGCGCACAAGATCGAAGCAGGTTCCGATATCTTCCTGATGCCTTCGCGCTATGAGCCCGGTGGCCTGAACCAGATCTACAGCCTGAAATATGGCACGGTTCCCGTGGTCCGGGCGACCGGAGGTTTGCAGGACACGATCGAAGAACTGCCGGACGGGCAGGGAAACGGCTTTAAATTCGAGGGCTACGATTCGAACGCATTTTGGGATGCGGTGCAGAGAGCCTTAGAGACCTTCCGCCAAAAGAAGACCTGGACAGCCATGATGAAGCGAGGGATGGCGCAGGATTTTTCGTGGGAGAAGCCAGCTCAGGAGTACGTGCGGATCTATGAGCGTACGATTCAGAATCGCGGCAACTGA
- a CDS encoding Nramp family divalent metal transporter yields METTTTSTVTKPETGRLPSLSGAHASVRVSNSHQLWRRAAGFLGPGFMVAVGYMDPGNWATDLAAGSKYGYTLLFVIMASNLMAILLQSLALKLGIATERDLAQACRDRYSRPVNIVLWIFAEIAIAACDLAEVIGSAIALELLFGIPLIVGVIITSLDVLLILLLEHRGFRYLEAFVMVLIGTIAVLFGIEILLSRPEWSPILYNLFVPSKSIVSNPEMLYIAISILGATVMPHNLYLHSSIVQTRDYPRTLAGKREAIRLANFDSATALTIALFINAAILIVAAAVFHRSGHTEVAEISDAYKLLTPLLGFTGASMMFALALLASGQNSTITGTLAGQIVMEGFLDLRLPNWQRRLITRLIAIVPTIIVTAIYGSSGTGRLLVFSQVILSMQLSFAVFPLVRFTSDSALMGSFVNKAWIRIAGWFVALLIAALNGWLLLETFR; encoded by the coding sequence ATGGAGACCACAACCACATCGACCGTGACGAAACCTGAGACGGGCCGTCTCCCGTCCTTATCGGGAGCTCATGCCAGTGTTCGCGTCTCGAACTCCCATCAGCTTTGGCGACGTGCCGCAGGATTCCTTGGACCGGGATTCATGGTTGCTGTCGGGTACATGGATCCTGGCAATTGGGCTACCGATCTCGCCGCCGGATCGAAATACGGATATACACTTCTGTTCGTCATCATGGCCTCAAACCTGATGGCCATTCTGCTGCAAAGCCTTGCTCTCAAACTTGGAATCGCAACAGAGCGCGACCTAGCGCAGGCGTGCCGCGATCGCTACAGCCGCCCGGTCAACATCGTGCTCTGGATCTTCGCTGAGATTGCGATTGCTGCCTGCGATCTAGCGGAAGTTATTGGCTCTGCGATTGCTCTTGAGCTTCTCTTCGGAATACCCCTGATCGTCGGCGTCATTATTACCAGCCTCGATGTGCTTCTCATTCTTCTGCTGGAACATCGTGGTTTCCGTTACCTTGAAGCTTTTGTCATGGTCCTGATCGGAACGATTGCGGTGCTCTTCGGGATCGAGATTCTCCTGTCCCGCCCAGAGTGGTCGCCTATCCTCTACAACCTCTTCGTTCCCTCCAAATCGATCGTCTCCAACCCGGAGATGCTCTATATCGCCATCAGCATTTTAGGTGCGACGGTGATGCCTCACAACCTCTACCTGCATTCGTCCATCGTGCAGACGCGCGATTATCCCCGCACTCTCGCCGGGAAGCGTGAGGCCATTCGCCTGGCAAACTTCGATTCCGCAACGGCGCTCACGATCGCCCTATTTATCAATGCCGCCATCCTGATTGTGGCGGCCGCTGTATTCCACCGCAGCGGGCACACGGAGGTCGCGGAGATTAGCGACGCGTACAAGCTGCTCACTCCTTTGCTGGGCTTTACCGGAGCCAGCATGATGTTTGCCCTCGCCTTACTCGCCTCAGGTCAGAACTCGACGATTACCGGCACACTGGCGGGACAGATTGTCATGGAGGGCTTTCTCGATCTTCGCCTTCCAAACTGGCAACGGCGTCTCATCACGCGTTTGATTGCGATCGTACCCACCATCATCGTCACAGCAATTTATGGGAGTTCAGGCACGGGCCGTCTATTAGTCTTTAGTCAGGTCATCCTGAGTATGCAGCTCAGTTTTGCAGTCTTCCCTCTGGTGCGGTTTACGAGCGATTCGGCTCTGATGGGATCTTTCGTCAACAAAGCCTGGATTCGTATAGCAGGATGGTTTGTCGCTCTTCTTATCGCAGCTCTCAACGGCTGGCTCTTGCTGGAAACCTTTCGATAG
- a CDS encoding glycosyltransferase family 39 protein: MSTATAQTTVVQPVDPSLREAVRLALLFATVKLVLHIAANLWQAHLGWGYFRDELYYIICGRHLAWGYVDHGPIVALQSRLAETLFGDSLTGIRMFSALAGAARVFLTGILAWSLGGRRPAQGLAMICILVAPQYLGIDSFLSMNSFESMFWMPCLLALIFMLRGGSERWWLLFGISAGIGLLNKPSMAFFLVALLVALLLTPQRRLLASRWAFIGVALLILVALPNLLWQVHNHWPTLEFLHNGKVHHKNVELGPIDFLLTQIKNLHPLTLFVWGAGLIWLLRSRDYRWLGLMFCFFFVGMMLLHAKDYYLLPVYPVLFAAGGIAWESFYHRSPPVSQNRALAFPIFESALILTGLVLMPLAIPVLRPETWIVYARYTHLYQVTSSEHHATGPLPQFYADRFGWQEYADQVERIYNSLSPEEQASAVIYGEDYGLSSAINFLGRNLPPAIGGHNNYFLWGPQGKTGEVLILLGSDGEGLSDKWQSVTVVGEMNNPYAMPYERRKIYLCRGLKIPPLSKIWPKVKHYI; the protein is encoded by the coding sequence ATGTCCACGGCGACCGCCCAAACTACTGTTGTCCAACCTGTCGACCCTTCACTACGTGAAGCTGTTCGCCTTGCCCTGCTCTTTGCCACCGTAAAGCTCGTCCTGCATATCGCAGCGAATCTCTGGCAGGCACATCTGGGTTGGGGATACTTCCGGGACGAACTGTACTACATCATCTGCGGCCGCCACCTTGCCTGGGGATACGTCGATCATGGCCCGATCGTCGCCCTCCAGTCCAGGCTTGCCGAAACTCTCTTTGGCGACTCTCTCACTGGGATACGCATGTTCTCTGCCCTCGCCGGAGCGGCTCGGGTCTTTCTCACTGGCATTCTCGCCTGGTCTCTCGGCGGCCGACGACCAGCGCAAGGACTTGCAATGATCTGCATCCTGGTTGCACCGCAATATCTCGGCATCGACAGCTTCCTCTCCATGAACTCTTTCGAGTCGATGTTCTGGATGCCCTGTCTGCTCGCGCTTATTTTTATGCTTCGTGGAGGCAGCGAGCGTTGGTGGCTTCTTTTCGGCATCTCCGCTGGTATTGGGTTGCTCAATAAACCCTCCATGGCTTTCTTCCTCGTCGCTCTGCTGGTTGCCCTGCTGCTTACACCACAAAGGCGCCTGCTCGCCAGCCGTTGGGCCTTCATCGGGGTTGCGCTGCTCATTTTGGTCGCATTGCCGAATCTGTTATGGCAGGTCCATAATCACTGGCCGACGCTCGAGTTCCTGCATAACGGCAAAGTTCATCACAAGAACGTCGAACTCGGTCCAATCGACTTTTTGCTGACACAGATTAAGAATCTTCACCCTCTGACACTATTTGTTTGGGGAGCCGGCCTCATCTGGCTGCTGCGTTCGCGTGACTACCGTTGGCTTGGGCTCATGTTCTGCTTCTTCTTCGTAGGCATGATGTTGCTTCACGCGAAGGATTACTATCTCCTCCCCGTTTATCCTGTCCTCTTTGCTGCGGGTGGTATTGCATGGGAAAGTTTCTATCACCGTTCACCTCCCGTCTCGCAGAACCGCGCCTTGGCCTTTCCCATCTTCGAGAGCGCGCTCATTCTTACTGGTCTTGTCCTGATGCCACTCGCCATTCCTGTACTCCGCCCCGAGACATGGATCGTCTATGCGCGCTATACGCACCTCTATCAGGTCACCAGTAGCGAACATCATGCCACCGGTCCCCTACCGCAGTTCTATGCCGACCGGTTCGGATGGCAGGAATATGCCGATCAGGTAGAACGCATTTATAACAGCCTTTCTCCCGAAGAGCAGGCGTCCGCTGTCATCTACGGAGAGGACTATGGTCTTTCCAGCGCAATCAATTTTCTAGGACGCAATCTACCACCTGCTATTGGCGGACATAACAACTACTTTCTATGGGGACCTCAGGGCAAAACCGGCGAGGTCCTTATTCTCCTGGGCAGCGACGGAGAGGGTCTCAGCGATAAATGGCAGTCGGTTACTGTCGTTGGCGAGATGAACAATCCCTATGCCATGCCCTACGAGCGACGAAAAATTTATCTCTGCCGCGGACTTAAAATACCGCCTCTATCGAAGATTTGGCCGAAAGTGAAGCACTATATCTGA
- a CDS encoding metal-dependent transcriptional regulator, whose amino-acid sequence MNSITVSKEDYLKAILEAESEGQHVISATLAHWLSVSAPAVTMAIKRLKRDGYVQVKTDGTIQLSAKGKETAYKTALRHHLIERMLSEIFGMQWYEIHDEAERLEHAVSPAFEAKLIEKLGERGTCPHGNSVLPESPLRRKKRGLIQLSEAKEQEDYIVTSLYERDPQLLLFLHKLGIDPQSSIRIGARNYDETISIETPKGAFTLGKPAAEKIWVRIK is encoded by the coding sequence ATGAACTCCATTACGGTATCGAAGGAAGACTACCTCAAAGCGATTCTTGAGGCTGAGTCCGAAGGGCAACACGTCATCTCCGCAACTTTGGCGCACTGGTTGTCAGTCTCGGCTCCAGCCGTAACCATGGCCATTAAGCGCCTGAAGCGCGATGGGTATGTCCAGGTTAAAACCGATGGCACCATTCAACTCTCCGCCAAAGGCAAAGAGACAGCCTACAAAACAGCCCTTCGACACCATCTGATCGAACGAATGCTCTCCGAGATCTTTGGGATGCAGTGGTACGAGATTCACGACGAAGCCGAACGCCTTGAGCACGCGGTTTCACCGGCCTTCGAAGCCAAACTGATTGAAAAGTTAGGAGAGCGCGGAACCTGCCCTCATGGAAATTCGGTTCTCCCGGAAAGCCCTTTGCGGAGAAAAAAGCGTGGATTGATTCAGCTTTCTGAGGCCAAAGAGCAGGAAGACTACATCGTTACCAGCCTGTACGAACGCGATCCTCAGTTGCTTCTGTTTCTACACAAGCTTGGAATCGACCCTCAGTCTTCGATCCGAATTGGCGCGAGAAACTACGATGAAACTATATCGATCGAAACCCCAAAAGGCGCTTTCACCCTCGGAAAACCCGCAGCCGAAAAGATCTGGGTGCGCATCAAGTAA